A genomic segment from Nocardia cyriacigeorgica GUH-2 encodes:
- a CDS encoding DoxX family protein, translated as MNRTSMTRALKLARWIPVTAVLAETAVGAYWDLARISYVREAFDHLGYPMYFATVLGTAKAAALAAILTPGHPRTKEWAYAGLVFVYGGAAASHLAVGDGPGKWAMPAAFAACTLAARAWLPQADASPLTKLGALGRRPQYV; from the coding sequence ATGAATCGCACCTCGATGACCCGCGCCCTGAAGCTCGCCCGCTGGATTCCCGTGACCGCCGTCCTGGCCGAAACGGCTGTCGGCGCGTACTGGGATCTCGCCCGGATCTCCTATGTCCGCGAAGCATTCGACCACCTCGGCTACCCCATGTACTTCGCGACGGTGCTCGGCACCGCCAAGGCCGCCGCGCTCGCCGCGATCCTCACCCCGGGCCATCCGCGCACGAAGGAGTGGGCCTACGCGGGCCTGGTCTTCGTCTACGGCGGAGCCGCCGCCTCGCACCTCGCAGTCGGTGACGGACCCGGCAAATGGGCCATGCCCGCCGCGTTCGCCGCCTGCACGCTGGCAGCACGCGCCTGGCTCCCGCAGGCCGACGCCTCCCCGCTGACCAAGCTCGGCGCCCTCGGACGTCGTCCCCAGTACGTCTGA
- a CDS encoding serine hydrolase domain-containing protein, whose translation MSTTEVHGTVAEGFEQVREEFAAVVAEENGQSGAQLAAYLRGRPVVDLWAGAEVTDTTLTGLHSSSKGAAGLVIAMLIQDGVLDVDQTVAHYWPRFATAGKEHITVRDVLTHRAGIIGVAGGFTVAELADERVIAERLIGQRPYFAPRTAHGYGGFVMYAILGEVVRAITGSTVQQLFEQRIRAPYGLDVYLGLPEDLDHRYLPILPWQATPEMEAAFAANSPNPHGLAGISYNLNARGFTAADVMALPNDPQLRRLGQASAGGVGSARGLARMYAAAICGVDGRPPLLTLDTIETISEIHSSGADLVRGQAPYTLGFEAKGLMHPFLGVHAFGHAGSAGSDGFADPHIGLTYGYTRRRAAFAFNAPENARLAAAIHRAATASGYAHAA comes from the coding sequence ATGAGCACGACAGAGGTCCACGGCACTGTCGCCGAAGGGTTCGAGCAGGTACGGGAGGAGTTCGCCGCCGTCGTCGCGGAGGAGAACGGGCAGTCCGGAGCACAGTTGGCCGCCTACCTGCGTGGGCGTCCGGTGGTCGATCTGTGGGCCGGCGCCGAGGTCACCGATACCACGCTGACCGGCTTGCATTCGTCGAGCAAGGGTGCGGCTGGTCTGGTGATCGCGATGCTCATCCAGGACGGTGTCCTCGACGTCGATCAGACGGTCGCGCACTACTGGCCGCGATTCGCCACCGCCGGAAAAGAGCACATCACCGTGCGCGATGTGCTGACCCACCGCGCCGGAATCATCGGCGTGGCAGGCGGTTTCACCGTCGCCGAACTCGCCGACGAACGCGTCATCGCGGAACGGCTGATCGGGCAGCGCCCCTACTTCGCGCCGCGTACCGCGCACGGCTACGGCGGATTCGTGATGTACGCGATCCTGGGCGAAGTGGTGCGCGCGATCACCGGAAGCACCGTGCAGCAACTGTTCGAACAGCGGATCCGTGCCCCGTATGGGCTGGATGTGTATCTGGGCCTGCCCGAAGACTTGGACCACCGCTACCTGCCCATTCTCCCCTGGCAGGCGACGCCGGAGATGGAAGCGGCCTTCGCGGCGAATTCTCCCAACCCGCACGGCCTGGCCGGCATTTCCTACAACCTGAATGCGCGCGGGTTCACCGCGGCCGATGTGATGGCGCTGCCCAACGACCCGCAGCTGCGGCGGCTCGGACAGGCTTCGGCGGGCGGCGTCGGCAGTGCTCGTGGGCTGGCCCGGATGTACGCGGCGGCGATCTGCGGCGTTGACGGCAGGCCACCGTTGCTCACCCTGGACACCATCGAGACGATCTCCGAAATCCATTCCAGTGGTGCCGATCTCGTACGCGGGCAAGCGCCGTACACGCTGGGTTTCGAAGCCAAGGGGCTGATGCACCCGTTCCTGGGTGTGCACGCCTTCGGGCACGCCGGGTCGGCGGGGTCGGACGGATTCGCCGACCCGCATATCGGCCTCACCTACGGATACACCCGGCGCCGCGCCGCTTTCGCCTTCAATGCCCCCGAGAACGCCCGACTGGCCGCGGCCATCCATCGCGCCGCCACCGCCTCCGGCTACGCGCACGCCGCGTGA
- a CDS encoding sigma-70 family RNA polymerase sigma factor: protein MDEEQFLADRFEEHRMHLRSVAYRMLGSVSDADDAVQEAWLRLARTDTSDVGNLGGWLTTVVGRVCLDMLRSRKVRQEEPLENLPDPVITAPSGQGPEHEALLADSVGLALLVVLESLSPAERLAFVLHDMFAVPYEQIAPIVDRTPQTAKKLASQARRRIQGEAPVPDADLPRQRRVVDAFLAAARDGEFDELVRILDPDVVLRADAGDLRVLRGRTLVGAQAETFHRMATLCVTHPAVINGGAGLVNTMDGEPFSIMSFTVVGDRITAIDILSDRERLGALDLSAVLG, encoded by the coding sequence GTGGACGAAGAGCAATTCCTGGCCGACCGGTTCGAGGAGCACCGCATGCATCTGCGCTCGGTGGCCTACCGGATGCTCGGCTCGGTCAGCGATGCCGACGACGCGGTGCAGGAGGCCTGGCTACGTCTGGCCCGCACCGACACCAGCGACGTCGGCAACCTCGGCGGTTGGCTGACCACCGTCGTCGGACGGGTCTGCCTCGATATGCTGCGCTCGCGCAAGGTCCGGCAGGAAGAGCCGCTGGAGAATCTGCCCGATCCGGTGATCACGGCGCCCTCCGGGCAGGGCCCGGAACACGAAGCGCTGCTTGCTGATTCAGTGGGGCTGGCGTTGCTCGTCGTGCTGGAATCGCTGAGCCCCGCCGAACGCCTGGCCTTCGTGCTGCACGATATGTTCGCCGTGCCGTACGAGCAGATCGCTCCGATCGTCGATCGCACGCCGCAGACCGCCAAGAAGCTCGCCAGTCAGGCCCGTCGCCGGATCCAGGGCGAAGCTCCCGTACCCGATGCCGATCTACCCCGTCAGCGCCGCGTGGTCGACGCCTTCCTCGCCGCTGCGCGTGACGGCGAGTTCGACGAGTTGGTACGCATCCTCGATCCCGACGTGGTGCTGCGCGCCGACGCCGGCGACCTGCGCGTGCTCCGCGGCCGCACCCTCGTCGGCGCACAGGCCGAGACGTTCCACCGCATGGCCACCCTGTGCGTCACCCACCCCGCCGTCATCAACGGCGGCGCCGGACTGGTCAACACGATGGACGGCGAGCCCTTCTCGATCATGAGCTTCACCGTCGTCGGCGACCGCATCACCGCGATCGACATCCTGTCCGACCGGGAGCGGCTGGGGGCCTTGGATTTGAGTGCTGTGCTGGGATGA